From the genome of Arthrobacter sp. SLBN-122:
ATGCCATGACCTTGGAGTGCGTGAAATGCCGGCGCGGTCCCCGCATTTCCCACAGCCCGTTGTCCGGCTGGTCCCAGATGGTTTCGAGGTGTTCCATCAGCGCAACCTGCACGTCCCACGCCTCATCAGTGTGCTTCAGCAGCGAGTTCCGCGTCAGCGCCAGGCAGTCGAGGACCTCGCCCCATACGTCCAGCTGGAACTGCTCGGCGGCTGCGTTCCCGATCCGCACCGGTACCGAGTTCTCGTACCCCTTCAACCACGTCAATTCCATCTCCGGCAGCCGCCGTTCGCCGTGGATCCCGTACATGATCTGCAGGTCCGCGGGATCACCGGCCACGGCCCGGAGCAGCCAGTCCCGCCAGGCGGCGGCTTCCGCGGTGTAGCCGGCAGCCAACAGCGCCTGCAGGGTCATGGTGGCATCCCGCAGCCAGCAGTAGCGGTAGTCCCAGTTGCGCTGGCCCCCCGGCTGCTCCGGCAGTGACGTTGTGATTGCGGCCACGATGCCCCCGGTGGGGCCATAGGTCAGCGCCTTGAGCGTTATCAGGGAGCGGACCACGGCCTCCTGGTACTTCCCTTTGACAGTGCATTGCGAGGACCAGCCCCGCCAGAACGCAAAGGTGCTGTCAAGGACTGCTTCCGCTTCCACGGATACCGGGCGTCCCACATGGCTGGGCGCCCAGGTCAGCACGAACGGCACTTTCTCGCCCGCGTTGATGGTGAAGTCGCTGACCGTGTGCATGTTCTCGCCATGCAGCGGCGCCGGAGTGACCAGGTAGACGGCATCGGGGCCCGCGATCGCGTGCAGCCCGCGCTTGTCCTTGCGCACCCACGGGATGATGTGCCCGTAGTCGAACCTCATGACCAGCTCGCCGTGCATTTTGACGCTGCCGCTGATCCCTTCCACAATCCGGACGATGTCGGCCACGGAATCGCGCGGCGGCATGAAGTCGGTGACGCGAACGGTTCCGTCCGGCGTCTCCCATTCGGTGTCCAGGATCAGGCTGCCGTCGCGGTAGCTCCGGCGCGTGCACGCACCGCCGCTTTCGGGCGCCAGGAGCCAGCGCCCGGAGTCCGGCGTGTCCAGCAGGGAATTGAAGCAGGCAGGGGAATCGAACCGCGGCAGGCAAAGCCAGTCGATCGAGCCTTCCTTGCTGACCAGTGCTCCGGTTTGAAGGTCGCCAACTACCGCATAATCTTCGATTCGCGCCATGACATTACCCTGCCACAGAGAGCTCCGAAGGGAAGGGGATGCCCAGGTGTAGCCTGAGGCAGATGGCAATCCACATCGGCACCTCCGGCTGGAGCTACGACCACTGGGAGAACGTCCTGTACCCGCCCGGGCTGCCCGTCCGGGACCGGCTCCAGTGCTATGTCGCCGAATTC
Proteins encoded in this window:
- a CDS encoding glycoside hydrolase family 15 protein; amino-acid sequence: MWQGNVMARIEDYAVVGDLQTGALVSKEGSIDWLCLPRFDSPACFNSLLDTPDSGRWLLAPESGGACTRRSYRDGSLILDTEWETPDGTVRVTDFMPPRDSVADIVRIVEGISGSVKMHGELVMRFDYGHIIPWVRKDKRGLHAIAGPDAVYLVTPAPLHGENMHTVSDFTINAGEKVPFVLTWAPSHVGRPVSVEAEAVLDSTFAFWRGWSSQCTVKGKYQEAVVRSLITLKALTYGPTGGIVAAITTSLPEQPGGQRNWDYRYCWLRDATMTLQALLAAGYTAEAAAWRDWLLRAVAGDPADLQIMYGIHGERRLPEMELTWLKGYENSVPVRIGNAAAEQFQLDVWGEVLDCLALTRNSLLKHTDEAWDVQVALMEHLETIWDQPDNGLWEMRGPRRHFTHSKVMAWVAADRMVKGVRESGLPGPVERWESLRDQIRRDIMANGFDAGRNTFVQSYGRPELDASLLLIPRVGFLPPDDPKVVGTIEAIQRELTQDGFVLRYRPEQSDDGLPGDEGVFLACSFWLVEALLGAGRPEESRELFERLLDLRNDVGLLSEEWAVKAKRQLGNTPQAFSHFALVTSALELHQDTVRRSDTPIPPEGADSR